The Anabrus simplex isolate iqAnaSimp1 chromosome 1, ASM4041472v1, whole genome shotgun sequence genome window below encodes:
- the LOC136859984 gene encoding pyridoxal phosphate phosphatase PHOSPHO2, whose amino-acid sequence MMLRRLLVAFDFDHTIINKNSDLVVRDLIPSEKIPTEVKELYRSDGWTLYMQKIFDLLHSNGVTRDQIQSSVKSIPVTPGFDKLLSLLKQETSDVIIISDSNSQFISDWLVDHSLDNTVSQIFTNPAHYDSDGCLKIEMYHTQDWCELSSKNLCKGYILESYIKEKAQQGITFSTVAYVGDGKNDLCPCLRLSANDLAFPRVGYSLMEAIKDIVNSDKQDSLKAKVYPWNTGSDILQVISQYV is encoded by the coding sequence ATGCTGAGACGTCTGTTGGTTGCATTCGACTTCGATCATACAATCATCAACAAGAATTCTGATCTAGTGGTTCGAGATCTTATTCCCTCTGAGAAAATACCTACCGAGGTGAAGGAGTTGTACCGGTCAGATGGATGGACTTTATATATGCAAAAAATATTTGATCTTCTCCATTCTAATGGTGTTACTCGTGATCAAATCCAAAGTAGTGTGAAAAGTATCCCAGTTACACCAGGTTTCGATAAGCTGCTTTCTCTTCTCAAACAAGAGACCAGTGATGTCATAATAATATCTGATTCAAATTCTCAGTTTATCTCCGACTGGTTGGTGGATCATTCACTTGATAATACTGTTAGTCAAATATTTACAAATCCTGCGCACTATGACTCTGACGGTTGCTTGAAGATAGAAATGTATCACACTCAAGACTGGTGTGAACTGAGTTCAAAAAATCTGTGTAAAGGTTACATATTGGAAAGTTACATAAAGGAAAAGGCACAGCAAGGAATTACATTTTCTACGGTAGCCTATGTAGGTGATGGGAAGAATGATTTGTGCCCTTGTTTACGTTTATCTGCAAATGATTTGGCATTTCCAAGAGTAGGTTATTCGTTGATGGAAGCTATTAAGGATATTGTAAATAGTGACAAACAAGACAGTTTAAAAGCAAAAGTGTATCCATGGAACACAGGTAGTGATATTCTTCAAGTAATTTCTCAGTATGTATGA